One window of the Nicotiana tabacum cultivar K326 chromosome 4, ASM71507v2, whole genome shotgun sequence genome contains the following:
- the LOC107795966 gene encoding U-box domain-containing protein 35, whose amino-acid sequence MEEKGGVVTKVEGLSALNPLNSSTIAVAINGKRKSKYVVSWALNKFVPEGKVCFKLLHVRPCITGVPTPMGNSIPISQVRDDVVAAFRKDVEWQTSEKLHPYKMLCTKRKVLVEVLQLESDDIAKAIAEEVSKLNITKLVIGASSRSIFSRGQSLSSRISDSIPSFCTIYAVSRGKLLSIRPSNSEINASSWTEDSNTNFSISSSTGLSSSLLTEKSDLDSSSSYSQFRSPSLPMQRFQALSNINQNFPNRRAISNETVHHKNYSLDFGDSEDDVSYCPQRSFLSERNNLTSSFRSLVTEFYSTADDQASTSGAPTDLSLRNEADINFELEKLRTELRHTQGMYAVAQTEVLDASRKMNELQNRRLEEEIKLREISLKEEEAKDLVRKENEEYEAAKREADYVKDCAEREAAQRKEAELLALREAKEKDKLENALTDQAHQYQEFTWEEIVSSTSSFAENLKIGMGGYGTVYKCSLRHTTVAVKVLHSKGSDLTKQFQQELKILSKIRHQHLLILLGVCPDRGCLVYEFMENGSLEERLFRKHDTPPIPWFDRYRIAWEVASALAFLHNSKPDPIIHRDLKPANILLDRNFVSKIGDVGLSTMINSEAALSTIYRDTGPVGTLCYIDPEYQRTGMISPKSDVYAFGMVLLQLLTAKAAMGLPHIVETAIDKDSLTKVLDSKAGEWPLEETKKLAALALKCTEISRRDRPDLKDEILPALKRLKVVADKARDSASTTRPPPPTYYLCPLLKDVMEEPCVAADGYTYDRKAIETWLKDNDISPMTNLPLPHKNLLPNYALLSAILDWKSRKDGNI is encoded by the exons ATGGAAGAAAAAGGTGGAGTAGTAACTAAAGTGGAAGGCCTAAGTGCTTTGAATCCATTAAACTCTTCCACAATTGCAGTAGCTATTAATGGTAAGAGAAAAAGCAAATATGTAGTGAGCTGGGCATTGAACAAATTTGTTCCTGAAGGAAAGGTTTGCTTCAAGCTGTTACATGTCCGGCCGTGCATAACTGGTGTGCCAACCCCAA TGGGAAACTCTATACCTATTTCACAAGTGCGGGATGATGTAGTGGCTGCTTTCCGAAAGGATGTCGAATGGCAAACAAGTGAAAAGCTGCATCCTTACAAGATGTTATGCACTAAACGAAAG GTCCTAGTAGAAGTTTTACAACTCGAATCAGATGATATCGCGAAAGCAATAGCGGAGGAAGTCTCCAAGCTTAACATCACCAAGCTTGTCATAGGTGCTTCATCTCGTAGCATCTTTTCTAG GGGACAAAGCTTATCCTCAAGAATCTCAGACAGTATTCCAAGCTTTTGTACAATCTATGCTGTTTCAAGAGGAAAGTTGTTATCTATACGTCCTTCTAATTCAGAGATAAATGCAAGCAGTTGGACTGAAGATAGTAACACAAACTTCTCAATCAGCAGTTCAACAGGCCTTTCTTCCAGTTTACTAACAG AAAAGTCAGACCTGGACTCAAGTTCTTCGTACAGTCAATTCCGTTCTCCTTCACTGCCAATGCAAAGATTTCAAGCTCTTTCAAATATTAATCAGAACTTTCCTAATAGAAGAGCAATCTCAAATGAAACCGTTCACCATAAGAACTATTCTCTTGATTTTGGAGACAGCGAGGACGATGTCAGTTATTGTCCCCAGAGATCATTTCTTAGTGAAAGGAATAACCTTACTTCTAGTTTTAGGAGCTTAGTAACAGAGTTTTATTCAACGGCAGATGATCAAGCTTCCACCTCAGGGGCTCCAACAGATTTATCATTGAGAAATGAG GCGGATATCAATTTTGAGCTAGAGAAGCTAAGAACTGAACTAAGACATACTCAAGGAATGTATGCAGTTGCACAAACTGAAGTGCTTGATGCTTCTAGGAAG ATGAATGAGCTTCAAAACCGCCGGTTGGAGGAAGAAATTAAACTCCGGGAAATTAGTTTAAAGGAGGAAGAAGCAAAAGATTTGGTACGAAAAGAGAATGAGGAGTACGAAGCTGCAAAAAGAGAAGCTGATTATGTGAAGGACTGTGCTGAAAGAGAGGCTgcacaaagaaaagaagcagaaCTATTAGCCTTACGTGAGGCAAAAGAAAAAGACAAGCTTGAAAATGCCTTGACAGATCAGGCACATCAGTACCAGGAATTTACTTGGGAAGAAATCGTATCTTCCACCTCTTCATTTGCTGAAAATCTTAAAATTGGTATGGGCGGATATGGAACCGTTTATAAGTGCAGCTTGCGTCATACTACAGTCGCCGTCAAAGTTCTTCACTCCAAGGGATCTGACCTGACGAAGCAGTTTCAGCAAGAG CTGAAAATATTGAGCAAAATTCGTCATCAACACTTGTTAATCCTTCTTGGCGTGTGCCCTGATCGTGGTTGCTTAGTGTATGAGTTCATGGAAAATGGTAGCTTAGAGGAGAGGCTGTTCAGGAAACATGATACACCTCCAATTCCATGGTTTGATAGATATCGAATTGCATGGGAAGTGGCCTCTGCGCTCGCCTTTCTTCACAACTCCAAGCCAGATCCAATTATTCATCGTGATCTAAAGCCAGCTAACATATTGCTTGATCGTAATTTTGTTAGTAAAATTGGCGATGTTGGCCTGTCAACCATGATAAATTCAGAAGCTGCATTATCCACCATTTACAGAGATACAGGTCCTGTGGGAACACTTTGCTACATCGACCCTGAGTACCAAAGGACCGGAATGATCTCTCCAAAATCTGACGTTTATGCATTTGGGATGGTTCTCTTGCAGTTGTTAACAGCAAAAGCAGCAATGGGACTTCCCCACATTGTTGAAACAGCAATCGATAAGGATAGTCTAACTAAGGTACTAGATTCAAAGGCTGGTGAATGGCCATTAGAAGAGACAAAGAAACTAGCAGCGCTAGCACTTAAATGCACAGAGATCTCTCGAAGAGACAGGCCCGATTTGAAAGACGAAATTCTCCCTGCGTTGAAGAGATTGAAAGTGGTTGCTGATAAGGCTCGAGATTCTGCCTCCACTACCCGGCCTCCTCCCCCTACCTACTACTTGTGCCCTTTACTCAAG GATGTAATGGAGGAACCTTGTGTGGCAGCTGATGGGTATACATACGACAGGAAGGCGATAGAAACATGGCTAAAGGATAACGATATATCACCTATGACAAACCTACCGTTACCTCATAAGAACCTTCTACCAAATTATGCACTGCTTTCTGCAATTCTGGACTGGAAATCAAGAAAGGATGGAAATATTTAG
- the LOC107795965 gene encoding putative kinase-like protein TMKL1, producing the protein MEHKHMLILIIVPSSVTAIIILLVMIYCCRRKGGETVSRDIEASFEVKERDGVEKDLLIKFKDGEDLTVYDILDAPGEVIGKSSYGTLYRATLLSIDRLTLLRFLRPACTVTMKEVVPVMELLGSLRHQNLVPLCAFYAGPRGEKLMVHPFYRHGTLAQLIRDGNGEAHKWHIICRISIGIAQGLDYLHTDLEIPIIHGNLKSSNILLDRHFRPYVSDFGLHLVLNPTAGQEMLEASAAQGYKAPELIKMKEVSEETDIYSLGIILLELLTGKEPFYRKANLDKDIYLPNAVQSAILDHRVMDFYHPKILLSQNDEQRTVSEDHIYEFLQLAMACCSPSPALRPTIKQVVSKLEEIGR; encoded by the exons ATGGAACACAAGCATATGCTCATACTTATTATAGTACCAAGTTCAGTAACTGCTATAATTATTCTGTTGGTCATGATCTATTGTTGTAGAAGAAAAGGAGGAGAAACTGTTTCAAGAGATATAGAAGCTAGTTTTGAGGTAAAAGAAAGAGATGGGGTTGAAAAAGATTTGTTGATAAAGTTTAAAGATGGTGAAGATCTCACTGTATATGATATATTGGATGCTCCTGGAGAAGTTATTGGGAAATCAAGTTATGGAACTTTGTACAGAGCTACTTTGCTGAGTATTGACAGGCTTACATTATTGAGATTCTTAAGACCAGCTTGCACTGTGACAATGAAAGAAGTTGTGCCTGTAATGGAACTTTTGGGGTCCTTAAGGCATCAAAATTTGGTGCCATTGTGTGCATTTTATGCAGGGCCAAGAGGAGAGAAATTGATGGTTCATCCTTTTTATCGGCATGGCACCTTAGCCCAATTGATTAGAG ATGGGAATGGTGAGGCTCATAAATGGCACATCATATGTAGGATCTCCATTGGCATTGCTCAAGGACTAGACTATCTTCACACAGATTTGGAAATTCCCATAATCCATGGAAACCTCAAGTCGAGTAACATACTTTTGGATCGTCACTTCAGACCATATGTGTCCGATTTTGGCTTGCATCTTGTCTTGAATCCAACTGCAGGCCAAGAAATGCTTGAAGCATCAGCAGCTCAAGGGTACAAAGCCCCTGAATTGATCAAGATGAAAGAAGTTAGCGAAGAAACTGATATTTACAGCCTTGGGATTATCTTGTTAGAGTTACTTACAGGGAAAGAACCATTCTACAGGAAAGCAAATCTTGATAAGGATATTTATTTGCCTAATGCCGTTCAGAGTGCAATTCTTGATCATAGAGTTATGGACTTTTATCATCCGAAGATTCTACTTAGCCAAAATGATGAACAAAGGACAGTTAGTGAAGATCATATATATGAATTCCTTCAGCTTGCAATGGCTTGTTGTTCTCCTTCACCTGCTCTTAGGCCTACTATAAAACAGGTCGTTAGCAAGCTTGAAGAAATTGGAAGGTGA